In Fervidobacterium nodosum Rt17-B1, one genomic interval encodes:
- a CDS encoding protease complex subunit PrcB family protein: protein MKKVFGFLFVTVLIVLSFAQTVQILVKPIDASLPDSLFKSTGSKTFNIQYLKLFSDNEAKAYIIKAWYFQPSSVTSGVFKFKVRLVDEKNKKEYVYEFQGIKDKSYFRLKPVFVLCPSSMKIFINNELIPEEKTKSEEIILPVQTGDLGGAVMKVLQRAGSGYREISENDFASKDEEIFIQIIAGTFPTGGYRLELNEPDIVFPITGKRGKITITGKFYRPGKGDMVTQAFTTPSKTISLGKLPVGEYDIYVNIEDLGEFISTLKVK from the coding sequence ATGAAAAAGGTGTTTGGATTTTTATTTGTTACGGTATTAATTGTTCTTTCGTTCGCTCAAACAGTTCAAATCTTAGTTAAACCAATAGATGCTTCATTGCCAGATTCACTTTTTAAGTCAACGGGGAGTAAAACATTCAATATTCAGTATTTAAAGCTTTTCTCCGATAACGAAGCAAAAGCTTACATAATTAAAGCTTGGTATTTTCAACCAAGTAGTGTAACCAGTGGAGTTTTCAAATTTAAAGTGAGGCTTGTGGATGAAAAAAATAAGAAAGAGTACGTTTACGAATTTCAAGGTATAAAGGATAAGTCATATTTTAGACTAAAACCAGTATTTGTACTATGCCCAAGTAGTATGAAGATATTTATAAACAATGAACTCATTCCAGAGGAAAAAACTAAGAGCGAAGAAATAATCCTCCCAGTGCAAACTGGAGATTTAGGAGGCGCAGTAATGAAAGTATTACAAAGAGCGGGAAGTGGATATAGAGAAATTTCCGAGAATGATTTTGCCTCGAAAGACGAAGAAATATTCATCCAAATTATTGCTGGTACTTTCCCAACAGGTGGTTATAGATTAGAGTTGAATGAGCCAGATATCGTATTTCCAATCACTGGAAAACGTGGTAAAATAACGATTACAGGTAAATTCTATAGACCGGGTAAAGGAGATATGGTAACTCAAGCGTTTACGACACCTTCAAAAACTATTTCACTTGGAAAACTTCCAGTTGGAGAATACGATATCTATGTTAATATAGAAGATTTAGGAGAGTTCATCTCCACGTTAAAAGTTAAATAA